The Kitasatospora viridis DNA window TGTTCGCCGCCCAACTGGGCGTCAACCCGGTCCAGCACCTGCTCCAGCCCACCGGCGCGCTCTCCCAGCTGACGGCGGCCCAGCAGCAGGCGCTGACGGGCCGTGAGTTCTTCCCCAGCCTGATCTCGGGGCCCTTCCACTCCGGCCTGGTCATCGTGTTCGCCTTCGGCGCCGCCCTCGCCCTGCTCGCCGCCATCGCCTCGCTGCTGTGCGGCACCGACTCCGCCGCCGAGCGCCGGCGACCGCGGACGGGTGTCACCGGCGACGCCCTCGCCAACGCGGCCGCCACCGACGGCCGCACCGGGACGCCGGCGGTGTGACCCGCCGCGACGGCCCGCCCACCCCTCTCACTGGAGAACGACCTTGGCACTGACCACCATCGACCCCGTCACCGCGCTGGTCGTGATCGACCTGCAGAAGGGCATCATCGCGGCCCACTCCGACGCCGCCACCGAGGCCGCCGTCGAGCGGTCGACCAGGCTGGCCGCCGCGTTCCGCCGACAGGACCGGCCCGTGGTCCTGGTCACCGTGACCGGCCGGCCGCCGGGGCGCACCGACGGCGGACGGTCCGGGGCACCCGTGGTGCTGCCGCCCGGCTGGGCCGAGCTCATCGACGAACTCGACGTCCGGCCGACCGACCACCTGATCACCAAGCGCCGGCGCAGCGCCTTCCACGACACCGGCCTCGACACCCTGCTGCGCGACCTCGGGGTCACCCAGGTCGTGCTCACCGGGATCTCGACCAGCTCGGGCGTCGAGTCGACCGCGCGCTCGGCCTCCGACCACGGCTACCACGTCGTGGTCGCCACCGACGCCGTCACCGACCCCGACGCCGAGGCGCACCGCCACAGCGTCCAGCGCGTCTTCCCCAAGCTGGGCGAGACCGCCACCACCAACGACATCATTGACATGATCGACATGATCGAGGCAACGCGATGACCCTGCTCGGCCGGCTCCTGAAGAACCGCAAGGCGGACCCCGCCCTGGCGGCCTGGCACCTGCCCAACCTCCAGGGGCCCGAGTCGCCCACCCTGACCCTGACCAGCCGCCAGTTCGGGGACGGCGAGACGATGCCGCTGGAGCAGTGCGCCAAGCACATCGGCGGCAAGGACCTCTCCCCGCACCTGGACTGGACCGGCCTGCCGACCGGGACGGCCCAACTGCTCCTGGTCGTCGAGGACATCGACGTCCCGATGAGCAAGCCCGCCGTGCACTGCGTCGCCCTGATCGACCCGACGGCCGGGCCCCTGGAGCCCGGCGCCCTGGCGGCCCGCCAACCCGCCCCCGGCGTCCGCCCGTTGCGGGCCACCATCGGACGCGGCTACCACGGCCCCGGCCCGATCAAGGGCCACGGTCCGCACCGTTACGTCTTCCAGGTCTTCGCCCTCGGCGCCGCCCTCCCGGACGCCCCCGCCGGCACCCCGCTCGACCGGGCCCGCCCCCGCGCCCTGCTGGCGGCCGTCACCGCCCCCGTGCTGGGCCGGGCCCGGCTGACCGGCGTCTACGAGCGCTGACCCACGCTCAGGTGGTGTACGCCGAGTTGAGCTCCACGTACCCCTCGGTGAGGTCGCAGCCGTAGACGGTGAACTCGCCATCCGCGATGCCGAGC harbors:
- a CDS encoding cysteine hydrolase family protein, which encodes MALTTIDPVTALVVIDLQKGIIAAHSDAATEAAVERSTRLAAAFRRQDRPVVLVTVTGRPPGRTDGGRSGAPVVLPPGWAELIDELDVRPTDHLITKRRRSAFHDTGLDTLLRDLGVTQVVLTGISTSSGVESTARSASDHGYHVVVATDAVTDPDAEAHRHSVQRVFPKLGETATTNDIIDMIDMIEATR
- a CDS encoding YbhB/YbcL family Raf kinase inhibitor-like protein; its protein translation is MTLLGRLLKNRKADPALAAWHLPNLQGPESPTLTLTSRQFGDGETMPLEQCAKHIGGKDLSPHLDWTGLPTGTAQLLLVVEDIDVPMSKPAVHCVALIDPTAGPLEPGALAARQPAPGVRPLRATIGRGYHGPGPIKGHGPHRYVFQVFALGAALPDAPAGTPLDRARPRALLAAVTAPVLGRARLTGVYER